The genomic stretch ATTTacactttattttttaattaatttaattaagaaaataagctcATAGATGTGTCTATAAATAGAgtgttatagctagggttttcaCAAGAGACAGTTGACAAAGAACAAGTATTGGTAAGTGCTCAGTCATAGAAAACTCTAGAATTACACTCTTCTAGccactctttcttcttctcttatagatctctatctcatgtattgagaaccaGCCAGCattagttctaggttgatcaaaggcttggtgagaaaTATTGTGTTGCTGATCCAATTCAGGTTCTTGAATATACCCTGCTACTACCATGATTCAAGAGTTTGAGAACATGAAGGAATGAGATGTTTCAATtctgctgcgtaatgtaagtttctaattactttactctgtatttgtataaTTTCATAAGAGCATGTTCTAAGAATTTAcatatttgtttgataatatgtgaattatatgaaaataaataagattatgCTGTATATATTTCCAACAGGTGTGTCTTTGTTAGAGGATATAGCAAGTATATTATCTATATTTTCAGGAGTATTCCTAATTTATGTTCATCGTTCAACCAATGTGACTAATCATGGATTGGTTGTGCATACTTTTAGGATAGATGGACAACTTGTTTAGTTAGACGTTATCGCTCACTTTTTTCAAGATATTTAGTATTTTTAAGTTGTAAGACattatatttatttccatgaagTTTTTCACGAACACAACacaatgattataataataataaaaaatatatatatatttggcaaTCCAATAGAATAGAGATTTGCTTGTGATTGCCACGTCGTACATATTTAAATGTCTTATACTGCTCTTTACCGACGGCACTACTCTGTCCCTACTAGCACAGGTGTCCACACATATCTCGTCCAAATTTGTCGGCACTCATCTTTTTAATTATCGTTATTATTACCAAACTGCCATTACCCGCCATCGCCTCCGCCTCCGCCCCTCATTATCCATCATCTTATTCACTTCAATAATTCAGATCTTCACTCTCTctcatctttctctctctagaaccaTAACCAGAGTAAAAATGGACGGTCTGATCAAGGGCTTGATGGACGTAGCTCTCGGCCACGGAGACGACCGCCGCGATGACGACTCTCGAGATGAACAGTCCAGATCCAGTTGGGCGGAGGTTGATGAGACTTTTCTTTCACATCTCTGCGTTTATTATTTTCCGGTTGTATGTTCTCATCGGTTTTTTCTGTTATTGCAGGTGGTGTCCGGCGATCAGAATAGAGATGAACATGGTAGTGATCGCCCTCATGGCTATGGTCGTAAACAGTCGAATGCAGAGGTTTGAATTGTATTGGAtcagatttttatttttatgtttggaTTCTGTAATTTGAATTGATTCGAATTGAAACTATGGTTTTTGCAGGGTATGAGTGATCATAGGCGTGAAGATTGGCGGAATGAGGATTCAAGACCTCCAAGGAGAAGCCAGAAGGTTagcttttatatatttatttgaagaATTGAGTTGGTCAGTACAGGCTTTAGAAAAGGACCATTTTTATAGAATTGAATTTTTCTCTTTTTAGATGTGTATCTGCAAACTTTACGGCTCATGTCCACTATAGTAAAGAAACAAATATATGCTCTTACGTCATCGCATTATTTTTGGATTAAACGGAAAATATCTATTGTGAAAATGAATCACTTTCTTGTGTAGATTATATTCTATTAGATAATTTAGAAGAAGGAAGTTAAGAGGACAAGGATTTCTTTTTTGGCTAAAAAAAATGGGGGAAGAAACTTAATATATGGGATCTCAATACCCTTTCAATCAACAAGAATTGAAACTATATTTTTGCAGTTATAAGGCGTCGAGGAAAAGTGAAATTTCTCATCTCTTTCGCAAAATCAACTAATAGAGAACCCTCAAAATTGAATTGTCTCAGAGAATGGTTTACAAAAATCATGGCTTGATCTCTATATTGTCTCAATCATTGGACATTGATAGTTGtcatttgatattttaaaattcagGCCACCTATGGGCAGTATGAAACTGGTGAAGATAGTCATGAGGAAAGCCGTTGGAGTAGAAAGGTTTGTTGATCCTTAATGGTGCAATGTGGTGCAATGTGTTATAGTTTggtggaatacatcatgaaatATCTTTCATTCTTTTGCTCTCTCAAATTTTTCATATAGGATAATGAAGAAAGCAATAATGATGGTTGGGAGACCGTTGGCAAAAAACCCCCAAGGCGACAACACAAGGTATTTTTTGATTCACTTCTTCTCGCAAGCAAATGGCATGTGAAATTGTACACTTTATGGTCTGTTGATGGGATGATCTCAACCTTAGTCATTCTGTTTCATTTTTCTTTACGAATTCAATTGTTTTCGTACTAAACATGTGCTAGTTGAGTAGATATGAGCCTTTTTAGCATTTTGTCAAGAGTCCTAGATATTTTCAGAATCACCATTACGTATTAGCATTTTGTCAAGTGTCCTAGATATTTTCAGAATCACCATTATAAGTATTTGACACTATTGTTATCATCCGGTACTTTGTCTGGCAATTTATAAACTCTTAGCCAAGTGCCGACGGACTTTTATCGAAGATGCCCATATTATCTGTCAATTTTGGCTTGTGAATTTCCAGCTTAATCTGCATATGATGTCTTCTTAGAGATTTTCTGTGGTTTAAGGTGTGTGGATCATTATACTGTTATTGTATGAATCACTGAAATGGGCATTGAACAGGTTCAGAAGGATAATTGGCAAGGATACAAAAGGCCTGCCAGCGAGCAAGAATACTCTGATGAAGTTGAAATCGGTTCTAACATTGAACCAACAGAAGAAGAGCTTGCTGATCTATCTCAAGCATGCAACAAACTGTGGGAACTTGATTCAAACCGTTTGGTACCTTGCAAGGATTATGAAATTGATTGTGGTGAAGGAAAGAAGGTTTACCAAAAGGAAGATATGGCTGGAGGAAGCTTATTTAACTGGCTGAATGAAGACGTATTCAGGAAGCCTACATTTTCTCGGTTCTGTTCTCTTCTAGATAACTACAATCCTAATGCAGGAAGCAAAGAAGTTGTCACTTCAGAAGAGAGACAAGAGCAGGCTGCATTCATAGAAGAAATCAGCAGAACTGCACCCATTATATTTCTGCACAAGTACCTTTCATCCAAAGGCATTGTGTCTGAAAActttcaagaatttaaaagaacaATGACAAATCTTTGGTTCGATCTCTATGGCCGATGTGGAACATCTGGCTCCTCCTCTGCTTTTGAACATGTTTTTGTTGGAGAAGTTAAGCAACGCGGGGAACAAGAGATTTCTGGCTTTCATAATTGGCTTCAGGTATATAGTTCTACTTATATTAATCTAGCGGCATGAACTCCTCATTGTGCATGCAAATTACTCAAAAACAGAATGCTTCTAGGCTGAGTCTATAGCAATTCATGAACTTGTTGAGGTAGAGTTGTTTGTCAGATCTTTTACCTGCCAAAATTGTAAATAGATGATTGAGGGtctcaattattaatattttagaaaAATCCTAATTATGGAGGAAAAATAAGTAATGTGATTATTACAATTCAAAGCTACATACATTTGTTCTTGGTCCTTGGAGAAAATTAGCTTTAGAAATTTTATTTGGTGAATATGAAAGGAAAGATAACATTACAATGTTATTTAGCCACTTTTTTGTTCTTTCTGTGCAAATATACATCAActgttttttttttcgttttccTCTATATTCAGAATTTACATAATTTTCCAAGCATTTTGTCATTTGTGTTACTTTTCTTCCCAGTTTTACCTCGAAGAAGCGAAGGGAAGTGTTGACTATCAAGGCTATATTTTCCCTCGACGACGTGGGGAAACTGTAAGTGTTTTCTACATCATTTTGTGCAATTTGAATGCTTTAAAATTTTTGTATGGTTGTCCAAGATTTTAATATACATCTGGGAAAGAAGAAtggttaactttttttttattttttatatcttCTCATTTTTCCCCATTTTTGAGCTTGAGAATGAGTTTTAGGCATGCATTGTTTAATGTTTTCAGCCAGACAGTGAAACCCAGTTACTGACAATCCAATTTGAGTGGAACGGTATTCTGAAAGCTGTGTCGAGCACTTTGGTTGGAGTAAGCCCAGAGTTTGAAATTGCATTGTATACCTTATGTTTCTTTGTTGGTGGAGAGGACAACCACGTTCAGTTGGGTCCATACTCAGTTAATATCAAATGCTATCGCCTTGGGAACAAAATTGGATCCGTGTTTCCTGTGTCTGAGTGTTGATTTCAGGTACCATAGATTGCTGTTCTACTTCTCCTACTCCTATCACAAAACAACTAAGTTAAAAAACACAAAAACATGGATAGCCTGTGTTGGGAGTGGGTGACAAGTATTTATTGCTCAAACACACAATATATTCAAAGACTACTGATTTAATTTTTATGTAACTTTGGAAAAATTAACAATTTTCCATGCTTTGGTTATAATAAAAAGGCAGAATTACACCATAATACAACTTTAGCAAAATATTTACATATTTGAACCATAAACATTATTCTATATATACAAcaagttttatatttttatatttttattataccACTTTTTTTGTCCAATTAATATAGTTCATCTAATTTGATTTTTAGTAAATTCCATTTTAAAATTTTAGAGTGATTGAAAAATGGGATTAGACAtgtgcaaatatatatatatatatatatatatcttctatataataagtatgtAGATAACGTAAATTCttgtttttaacattttttttatttttttaatgttaactttaacataatattcttatatttagcagaatattcttatatttaacagtagtttgtaaacacttgaacttaaataaaataaaataggatatttttgagatattttacaataataattatttaaaaataataaaatcatacgttttataacgtaaataaaatataattaaacttaaactcacttattagaataatatcatattaaatatataatataatctactgtgaattagcaacaaattatttttttaaaactagtaagaaacttaaatttaaaatccacgtataatatttaatattatattaaatatataatgtataatctcttgttgtcactcctaaattcaaaaactagaacaaacataaactgaaacaaaaataaataaattatttaattaaaataggatatttatttcaaaatttatataatattaatataaatttaataaaaataattaataaattctataaataaaactaagcaaacgtgcatattgcacgttgtttgtgtctagtatatataaaatgtatcttccGTATTCTTgtaataaaatgtatttttcctCTATTTATCATTTTCCTTTTTAATTTTCATATGTGAAATTTCGTTTCTAGTAATTATCAAATTAATAAaatcatgtgaattaattaaaatgcggaatgaTAACTAAACATTAAATCAAATTTTATATCTGTTGGGACAGAATAAGAACTTGTCACGACAAAAagtgaacacaataaaaagacaaagcaaaaacaataaagaacacaacaaattttgacaaggttcagaaaccctttcggataacctactccttagggcaacacttagagaataaaacaaattaataaagaatcacaattaaaaaaatttgacttaaacaaaacaagactcctcttgagatttgccgcaactctGTTGTACTTTtattcactaatctgattttgactTAAACGcctaaccacttgaactcccttcaatggctagcgagtgcttgcatcctcccgacacaagacttgtaaaaatcttctctcAAAGACTAggaattgtgttcaaattacaatatgtattcactcatgaatgtgGTATAGACTTACtacaaaactaaacactcattttacaaCAAGAACACATTAATACAATAATCTTAAATACAAACTATGAACcctaaaaaatattacaattcactcataACTATACACCGAGGAGATCACTTTTTCTCAAGGCcctagaagcctatttatagagaccACTTTGTGCTCAGAAAGGTGAGAAAGAATCtccaataaaagcaagaatatttgaaatTTTTCGTGATTAATGAAGATTTGCCAATTTAGTTGATTATGATCCAACAGACACGGATTTTGCGGGACAGCTAATACCTGCGTCatatcaaatttctcaagatagaaataacaattaatttctcAAAGATTGTATTTCCTGTAGTTAATTATCTTGGAAAGCAcgaaaatcaatagaaaatattcCATAAATGAATTCGAATAAGCacataatattttctttataCAACTAAGATACAAATTCcttttataaacatattgtgagaatatcaaactaaataaaGAATTATTTGCAAACTTTACTAAATATTCTAATATATTATTtctgaaaatcacaataaaaaagaatttaaaatcattttttaaataaaaagatatctcTATACAAAATTTCTTTATTAAACAAAGTTTCCTTATTTTCAAAAAAG from Humulus lupulus chromosome 5, drHumLupu1.1, whole genome shotgun sequence encodes the following:
- the LOC133778018 gene encoding uncharacterized protein LOC133778018; translated protein: MDGLIKGLMDVALGHGDDRRDDDSRDEQSRSSWAEVVSGDQNRDEHGSDRPHGYGRKQSNAEGMSDHRREDWRNEDSRPPRRSQKATYGQYETGEDSHEESRWSRKDNEESNNDGWETVGKKPPRRQHKVQKDNWQGYKRPASEQEYSDEVEIGSNIEPTEEELADLSQACNKLWELDSNRLVPCKDYEIDCGEGKKVYQKEDMAGGSLFNWLNEDVFRKPTFSRFCSLLDNYNPNAGSKEVVTSEERQEQAAFIEEISRTAPIIFLHKYLSSKGIVSENFQEFKRTMTNLWFDLYGRCGTSGSSSAFEHVFVGEVKQRGEQEISGFHNWLQFYLEEAKGSVDYQGYIFPRRRGETPDSETQLLTIQFEWNGILKAVSSTLVGVSPEFEIALYTLCFFVGGEDNHVQLGPYSVNIKCYRLGNKIGSVFPVSEC